One genomic window of Magnolia sinica isolate HGM2019 chromosome 3, MsV1, whole genome shotgun sequence includes the following:
- the LOC131238550 gene encoding polycomb group protein EMF2B-like: protein MILSHRIQMTISLGTGSDEVQVQNALPLYVMLAKPVSDIIVSEHSAVYQLRRTCILKAFSEFGSGDKKEATFVILELRTLSTDGKAGNLTILLFLQGKL, encoded by the exons ATGATTTTGAGCCACAG AATACAAATGACCATATCGCTTGGGACTGGGAGTGATGAAGTGCAAGTGCAAAATGCATTACCCCTATATGTTATGTTGGCAAAACCTGTTTCTGATATTATAGTTTCAGAG CATTCTGCAGTTTATCAGCTCAGGAGGACATGCATTTTGAAAGCTTTCTCTGAGTTTGGGAGTGGAGATAAAAAAGAAGCCACCTTTGTCATTCTTGAGCTTAGGACGTTGTCAACTGATGGTAAAGCTGGCAATCTCACCATCTTACTTTTTCTTCAGGGGAAGCTATAA